One Campylobacter lari DNA segment encodes these proteins:
- a CDS encoding DUF4006 family protein: MENSNRCVFSLSGVSGMLIATVLLLSILAGLTVWGLKTQQDVMQKPYKIENAEQIKMFDSKREEHIIIKE; encoded by the coding sequence ATGGAAAATTCAAATAGATGTGTATTTTCACTTTCAGGCGTTAGTGGAATGTTAATAGCAACTGTTTTATTGTTATCGATTTTAGCTGGACTTACTGTTTGGGGTCTTAAAACTCAGCAAGATGTTATGCAAAAACCTTATAAAATAGAAAATGCAGAGCAAATTAAAATGTTTGACTCTAAAAGAGAAGAACATATCATCATAAAGGAATGA
- the ccoP gene encoding cytochrome-c oxidase, cbb3-type subunit III produces the protein MQWLNLQDNVNLLSFIGAILIILITLVVVGKLFKSMKEEKSQGELSEHSWDGIGEFKNPIPLGWAVVFFLAIVWCIWYFLWGYPLNSYSQIGEYNKEVQAHNEKFAQKFANLSAQDKQEMGKNIFLVQCSSCHGITGDGINGKAQNLNIWGSEEGLIEVITKGSKGMNYPMGEMLSSADNGIDEADIPAIAAYVASEISAIKKTENPQLIAKGKELFVTCTVCHGEDGKGTIDGQLVAPDLTKYGSAEFVVDVLNRGKAGSIGVMPHFNNGLLNELQKEAVSEYVISLSRGE, from the coding sequence ATGCAATGGTTGAATTTACAAGATAATGTTAATTTGTTATCTTTTATTGGAGCAATTCTTATCATCTTGATTACACTAGTTGTGGTAGGAAAATTGTTTAAAAGTATGAAAGAAGAAAAAAGCCAAGGCGAACTAAGTGAGCATAGTTGGGATGGTATAGGCGAGTTTAAAAATCCTATACCACTTGGCTGGGCTGTTGTATTTTTCTTGGCTATAGTGTGGTGTATATGGTATTTTCTTTGGGGATATCCTTTAAATAGCTATTCTCAAATTGGTGAGTATAACAAAGAAGTGCAAGCACATAATGAGAAATTTGCGCAGAAATTTGCAAATTTAAGTGCACAAGATAAACAAGAAATGGGTAAAAATATTTTCTTGGTTCAATGTTCTTCTTGTCATGGAATTACCGGTGATGGTATTAATGGAAAAGCACAAAATCTTAATATTTGGGGCTCAGAAGAAGGACTTATAGAAGTAATTACTAAAGGTTCTAAAGGTATGAATTATCCTATGGGCGAGATGTTAAGCTCAGCGGATAATGGTATAGATGAAGCTGATATTCCTGCAATTGCAGCTTATGTTGCTTCTGAAATTTCAGCGATTAAAAAAACTGAAAATCCTCAACTTATAGCAAAAGGAAAAGAACTTTTTGTAACTTGTACAGTATGTCATGGTGAAGATGGAAAAGGAACTATTGATGGTCAGTTAGTAGCTCCAGATTTAACAAAATATGGCAGTGCTGAATTTGTAGTAGATGTTTTAAATCGTGGTAAAGCAGGAAGTATAGGGGTAATGCCTCATTTTAACAATGGGTTGTTAAATGAGCTTCAAAAAGAAGCAGTTAGTGAATATGTGATTTCTCTTTCAAGGGGTGAATAA
- the ccoO gene encoding cytochrome-c oxidase, cbb3-type subunit II — MFSWLEKNPFFFAVAVFIVIAYAGIVEVLPDFAQNARPIEGKKPYTVLQLAGRHAYIKESCNACHSQLIRPFKSETDRYGMYSVSGEYAYDRPFLWGSKRTGPDLLRVGNFRTTDWHENHMWDPVSVVPGSIMPAYKHMFSNNANIETAYAEALTVKKVFNVPYDAENGTKLGTWEEAQAEVKAEAQAIVDQMKNQDVKDAFARGEIREIVAIIAYLNSLK; from the coding sequence ATGTTTAGTTGGTTAGAAAAAAATCCATTCTTTTTTGCTGTAGCAGTATTTATTGTAATTGCATATGCAGGTATTGTGGAGGTTTTACCTGATTTTGCACAAAATGCAAGACCAATTGAAGGTAAAAAACCTTACACTGTTTTACAACTTGCAGGACGTCATGCTTATATTAAAGAAAGTTGTAATGCATGCCATTCGCAACTTATTCGTCCTTTTAAATCAGAAACAGATCGTTATGGTATGTATTCAGTTAGCGGTGAATATGCTTATGATAGACCATTTTTATGGGGTTCAAAAAGAACAGGACCTGATTTATTGCGTGTAGGAAATTTTAGAACCACTGATTGGCATGAAAATCATATGTGGGATCCAGTATCTGTAGTACCTGGTTCTATTATGCCAGCCTATAAGCATATGTTTAGTAATAATGCAAACATAGAAACAGCTTATGCGGAAGCACTAACTGTAAAAAAAGTTTTCAATGTACCTTATGATGCTGAAAATGGTACAAAACTTGGCACTTGGGAAGAAGCTCAAGCAGAAGTTAAGGCAGAAGCTCAAGCTATAGTAGATCAAATGAAAAACCAAGATGTTAAAGATGCGTTTGCTAGAGGTGAAATTAGAGAAATTGTAGCTATAATCGCGTATCTTAATAGCTTAAAATAG
- a CDS encoding cytochrome c oxidase, cbb3-type, CcoQ subunit, with product MDLELIRELQAYGFFALVVFLVVVLYSYWFHLYRSEKTGRRNYEKYADLALHDEISDRVLEQNKRSA from the coding sequence ATGGATTTAGAACTAATAAGAGAGCTACAGGCTTATGGTTTTTTTGCTCTTGTAGTATTTTTAGTGGTGGTTTTGTATTCTTATTGGTTTCATTTGTATAGATCTGAAAAGACAGGTAGAAGAAACTATGAAAAATACGCTGATTTAGCACTGCATGATGAAATCAGCGATCGTGTTTTAGAGCAAAATAAAAGGAGTGCTTAA